AATAACGTGAGAGCGGTTTGATGTCGCCGTTTACCAGACCAAGCCAACCCGACTGTATGCCATGCACAGGGATGTCTTCCTGCATGGCGCGACGCACAATGGCTCTGATGACCGCATTGAGACCAGGGCAATCGCCGCCCCCTGTTAGAATGCCAATATATTTACCCATTTCCTGTCTCTTTCTCGATTTAAAAACTGTTGCCGAGTAGTCGAAGCCAAACGCCCGTTTATGCCTGTCGGAACTTGCGAGGTTGTCTCAGTCTTTAAGGAAACTATATAATCCCGCCTTTGTTTCAATGTCAAATTTGTAAAATTGATAGGGCTTTAAATTCGTTTGCAAGTGTACTCAGGAAACCGTTTAAATTTTTTCAGGCAAACGAATTTTAGGTGACGGGCAGAGGCGAATTTTATGTCCAACAGGGAAACCGGTGAACCTCAAGGCGATAATGAACCGCTCATTCTCGCGCTCGATACTTCATCCAAACTCACGAGCATGGCGATTGCCCGTGGCGAAAAAATCATTGCGACCTTCGGAGCCGAACTCGATGAAACCCGTTCGACCAAACTCTGGAACCTGATTGATTATCTGCTTGAGGCGGTCGGTGTGAAAATCGAAGCGATTGATTTATACGCAGTCTGCACGGGACCCGGCGGGTTTACAGGGTTGCGCGTCGGGATGGCGGCGACGCAAGCGTTTGCCGCGGCGACAGGGAAGTTGACAGTTGGCGTTTCATCGCTTGAAGCCTGGGCGGCGGCGGTTCCTTTCGCCACCACGGTTTGTTCAATGCTGAATGCCTATAAAGGCGAAGTCTATTCACAACTTTTTGAGTTGAACGAGCGGCGAGAGCCATTGGCGCGCAATGCGCCTGAGGTCAGCGCGATAGAAAAAGCGTTGGAGCGCGTCGCACAAATTGATAATCTAGTAATCGTTGGCGACGGTGCGCATTTGCATCATCAGGCGATAAAGCAATTTTCGCTTGATGAGGGTAGCGGTTCAACAACCGCATCACCAAAAATTTGGCGCATCCATCAGCATTCGGGGTTTCTCGCTGAAGAAATTGCCCGACTCGGTTTTTTGAAGATGCAAACGGGCGCGGCGGTCTCGGCAGAAAATTTACAGGCGACCTATGTGCGTGGCGCGGATATTAAAATAAAAGTTCAAGGGTAAACCAGGGGATTAAAATGGCGATGCAGGTTAGCAGGTTTGAGGATAATGGATTTTCACCTTCACAACAGATGTTTACCGTCGATTGGATGACGCTCGACGATTTGAGTGAAGTCGTCGAGATTGAAGAAATCTCCGGGCTGAATCGCTGGGGGTATGATTCATATAAACGCGAAATCCTCACCAACCCTTCGGCGATTATGCTGGTGGCGCGAACCAGTGAAGATGTCGGACGCCGGATATTGGGCTTTTTTGCGGGATGGACAGTCGAAGATGAAATGCACATCAATAATATTGCTTCACACCCCGGTTTCAGACGCATCGGCGTCGGGCGTAAACTGTTGGAAACCGCGCTGGGATTTGGCGGGCAACGCGGCATTTCATTTGCGATTTTAGAAGTCCGCGCCTCCAATGAAACGGCGCAATCGCTGTATCGAAAAATGGGTTTCAAATACGTCAACCGCAGGCGCGATTATTATCGCTTTCCAACCGAAGACGCATTTGTGATGCGGCTCGAATTATACGCTTGAAAATTTTTTTGGAGACAAACGGCTTGAAATTAAAAACCCACTGCCCGGTAATTTTGCTTGTCATCTCTATTTTTCTTACTGCCGGTTTTTCACAATCCGCTGCGGCGCAGAGCAAAGACCCGAAAGCTTTTGCTCAAGGCATTCTTGCGGCGTTAAGCGATAAACAGGTCGGCGAGTTGTTGGCATTGCGCATTCCGGTTGCCATTCCGACCTATATACCTGCGGGCTTTCGCGTTGATGAAGTGCAGATCGAAAAAGACCAATACACCACCGGCTACACGATTCGTTATGCCAACAATCGTGGGGCAACCTTTGCCATTCAATCGGCAGACGATGGCATCGGCAGTGTTGAAACCGTGAAAACTCTCAAAGGCAAAAATCCCTATTTCAATAACGGCTTGGAAGTCGGGTATCAAGTGGAAGACAAAACCGAAATCTGGGGTGAATGGATAGAAAATCGTCGTCAGGCGAGCGGTTCAAAAAAGCTTCAATACTATTCGCTCACGGCTTCAAAAATCTCTTTACAGGAAGCCATGAAGATTATGAAGTCGCTCCGTTATTTGCAGCGGTGAGGTCATTGACCGTGCCTTGTCTGCGAATATCGTAAGCGGCGCTGATAAAGGTTTGCAGATAGCCGATGATGGCAATGCCTAAAGCTGCATAGGAGAGCAATTGCCAGTCGGTCTGCTTTGATGATAGAAGCGCAAAGGCGAGGCTGAGACTCAAGACCGTAACCGTTGCCTGGTAATAAATCGTCCGAAACCAGAAACAGAAAGCGATAATAAACACCGTAAGGCTGGTGAACATGCCAAGCCCGTTTGACCAGTTGAGCAACATGGCAACCGATAAATAATAAACCGCCACCAGACCGCGCACGAATTTCTGCAAAGTAAAATAATCTTCCCAGAAGAAAGCAAAGAATGCCGCAAGCGAAGTGGCAATCAGCAAGCCGTTTTTTTCACCTTCGGGTACTCCAAGGGTGGCGGTCAATCCATGATGCCAGATGAGCATCAACCAGACCGGCGCAGAGTTGCGCACCCACTTGGCAAAACGTGACGGTTTGATCAACAGCAAATCGGTGATGAGATAAAGGTAATAACCGAGCGGCGGCAACCAGACGGCTTGCCAATTTGTAAAAAATGAACCGCGAATCACCAGAATCAAAGTGCTGATGAGCGCGGCAACCAGCGGTACCCATTCGTAGATGCGAAGGTTTGACGGCGGTTGTTTATACCATTGCTCAAAATGTGTATCGCCGCGCAGCGCCGGTCTCAGCGAACGATTGATGGCTTGGGCGATTTGATTCATCACCTCTTTATGATATTCACGATCATCTTTGCGGGTCGCAATGTCGGTTGGATTTAAATAAATCGGTTTGTGATAACGCACGATAATTTTTGCCGGTTTAGGAAAAAGTTTGATGCGCGGCCAGGCGCGATAAGCGCCGCCAATGGTTATCGGCACAATCGGCGCGTTGGTTTCAATCGCCAGTCTAGCGGTGCCGGTTCTCAGTTCGCCCATCGGTCCTTGTTCGGAGCGTTGCCCTTCGGGAAAGATGCCCAGGGCATGCTGATTTCGTAAAACTTTGACGGCTTCCATAAACGCCGATTCGCCTTTGCCTTTGCGAATGTCTACCGGGAAAGCGCCGAGTTTGCGAATCACCAAACCGAGAAGCGGGACTTTAAAGAGCGCATCCCATGCCATAAATCGTATGACTCGTTTCACAGGCAACGCCACCAGCACCGGGTCCAGGTAAGAAGGATGATTGCCCGCAAGGATGACTGCGCCATCTTTAGGCACATTATTGAGTCCATAATACTCCACAGTGAACCAGATTTTGAAAAACGGTAAGGCGAGAAGTTTTAAGATATTCAACATAACTTTCGGCGTTCCTCAAATAAACAGCAACGAATTAACCATACCGCTTAACCGAATGCAATAGTCCCGAACTGGGGAGCACACCGGCATCTTTAAAAATTTCATGAAATAACCGGGCGATTAACCATTTTGACTTTACAGCAAAGAATCCACTTGCCTTGCACGGTTATGGCGAGTTAATGCACAAGGTTTTGGAGACAACAAGATATGTACAGCGGTTGCAAGATTGAAATGATCAACGAAGGCGCAATCTTTTTTCGCCCCCTGACCGACACCAAAAACCCGGTTGAGCTGACCGGCGAACAACCGCGCATTGCCATTAATCTGACCTCCGTCAATTTCGGCAAGGTTGCTCAGAATGCCGCCGCATCGGAAATGGTTTTTATCAAAAATATCGGCAAACAGGCATTGGTGATTTCGGCAATAACTCCGCCTGAAGCCCCGTTTTTATTGGATAAAGTGCCACTGCCGCTCACCTTGCAACCCGGCGAAAAGACCCGCTTGATGATTCGCCTTCGCCCGGTTGCCACGGGGTTTCAATCAAGTGTATTGCGCATCAAATCGAATGACCCGACGAAAAGTTTTCATTCACTGGTCATTGATGCCGAAATCGTAAAACCCCGGCATGGTTTTTATGAGGCGAAAACCGGCGACCCGCAAAGAGATTTTGGAAATTTAAACAGGACACGCGACTCCTATCAAAGAACGCCTAATTACGCGGTCGAAAAAATCACCACCAGGGAAAGCCCGCGCCCTAAAAAGCGGTTATTGATTTTATCCGTCATCTTAATCCTTTCATTTATCGGCATTTTAATTTATCAAATGAGCGATTCACCGAAGGCTTCGGCGACCCCGCAAACCGCTGTCCCGCAACCCCCAAAAGTGGTTTCGAGCGCGCTTTGCCCGGCGCTGATGAAATGACCAATAAAAAATTTGCAGGCGGAGTTGACAGGCTTAAAGCCGCGAGGCTATATTGAACATTCGCCAAGCGGGAGTAACTCAGCGGTAGAGTGCGACCTTGCCAAGGTCGAAGTCGCGGGTTCAAATCCCGTCTCCCGCTCCAAAAGCTCAAAGCGAAGGCAGGGCACACCCAAGCCGCCTTCGCTTTTCATTTGATAATTCAAGCTTCAAAACGGCGGCGTAGCCAAGTGGTAAGGCAGAGGTCTGCAAAACCTTTATTCATCGGTTCGATTCCGATCGCCGCCTCTTTCAAATCAAAACTCAGGCAGCACTCCCTTTTCTTTATCAAACAACCTGTGGGCATCCTTGCGCAGTATGGTCCACAGCCTGCGCTTCGACCTGGGCAACGCAACGATTGCGCCCTTGTTCTTTGGCGTGATAAAGCGCCTGGTCGGCGGCGGCGATGAGTTCATCTGCCGTCACCTCTGGCGATGGAATCAAGGTGGCAACCCCCAGGCTGATGGTCACAACCGAGTTTACTTTTGAACTGCGATGCGGAATTTGTAAGGCTTCAATTTGCATCCGTATGCTTTCGCCGACCACCATTGCCCCCTCGGTTTCGGTCTCGCTCAAGATGACTGCAAACTCTTCGCCGCCATAACGCGCCGCCAAATCAGAAGCACGCCTGATCGAATCGCGCAGCACGCCGGCTACCTGCTTCAAACAATCATCGCCGCCTTGATGCCCGTAGGTGTCGTTGTACAGTTTGAAGTAATCCACATCCATCAAGAGCAGTGAAATCGGTGTCTGCGCCCGCCGAGCGCGCTGCCATTCCTGCTCTAAAAAGTTGGTGAAACGGCGGCGGTTGGCGATGTTGGTCAACCCATCAAGAGTAGCCAATTGATTCAACTTCTCGTTGGCGACTACGAGTTGTTCGGTGCGCTCGACCAGGTCGGCTGTGCGCTCGGCGACCAATTGGGTCAGCCTGCGTCCAATGGCTTTCAGTTGCCGCACGCGCAAAATATAAATCGTTGCCGCCAGCATCAAGAAACCCAGCGCACATGCCGCATAGAACCATTTGGTTTGATAAAAGTACGGCTTCATGTAAATTTGCAACGTGGTGCCGGTTTCATTCCAAACGCCGTCAAAGTTGGCGGCGATGACCTGGAAAGTGTAATGACCGGGCGGCAGACGCGGGTAAAAAACCGAACGTTGCGTCCCCGCCTCCGTCCATTCTTCATCGAGTCCCGCGAGCTGGAATTTGAACCGCACATATTCGGATTTGACCGAACAGGGCGCGGTAAATTGAATCTCCAAATTAGCCTGACCCGGTTCAAGAGTAATGCCGTCTTTGAAGTTCGCGCTCTTGCGGTCAACCATCACCGCTGCGATGGCTGCCAGCGGCGGCGGCAAATCGTGCGGCGCTGCTTCGGGGTCAATCATCACAATGCCCTTCTGATTCGGGAACCAGAGTTTGCCGTCGCGGGCTTTGATGCCCGCCGGTTGACGCTCGCCGTTACATTCGACGGAGAGCATGCCCTCTTGAGTACCGTAGGCGACCGAGTGGATGGCAGCAATCTTGCCCTCGGCGTAGTCGTTGAGCTGGCTGCGGCTCGTGCGATAGATGCCGCGGTTACAACTGATCCAGAAATTGTCGCGGCGGTCTTCAAGAATTTGAAAGACGCCGTTGTTGAACAGCCCGGTCTGTACGGTATAGACGGTAAACCGCCCGTCTTTCAAGCGGGTTAAGCCGCTATCGAAGGTGCCGATCCAGAGCGCGCCGTCACGGTCTTCGTAAAGGCTGCGAATGCGGTTGCCAGCCAGCCCGTCTTCTGCCGTCAATGGCGCGAAGCGGTCGCCCACAGAACGCGCAAGCCCACCGCGTGTGCCAACCCATATCGTGCCTTGATGATCTTCGTAAATGACTGTTACGCCGTTGTTCGGTAAACCTTCTTTGGTGGTGTATAAAGTCGATTTCCCCGCCTGCGCCTTGAAAAGCCCTTTGGTGGTGCCAAACCAGAGATTGCCCGCGCGATCTTCAAAGATGGCATCGGGCGCTACCGATTGGGTCAGTTCCGAGCGGTCGGTCAACTGCCCGTTCTTCATTAGCAATACGCCCGTTTCAATGCCAATCCATAAACCGCCCTCGCGATCTTCACAAAATGATTGTGCCCCGGAGCCTGGAAATTTTTCAGGCGGCGCGGCGGCAACAATTTTGTACCGAGGCTTGCGTGACGGGTCGAGCAGATAGCCGGTAAATCTGCCGTCAGCGAAACGGCTCATGCCGCCGCCACCGCCAATCCAGATCGCGCCAGTGTGATCCTCAATAATCGGATAAACGATGTTGGCGAGCAGCCCGTCGGATTGTGAATACGCGGTCAGAAATTGCCGCGTCAGACGGTACAAGCCGTTTTCATTGGTGCCCACCCAAATGGCGCCGTCACGGTCGCAAAATGCCGCCCGGATATTTTTGCTGTTGATTCCATCTTTCGCGGTATAGATGGTGAAGTGACCGTCGCGATAACGCATGACGCGACGCTGGCTGTAGAGCCAGACATTTCCTTCCAGGTCTTCGCCGGCAAATTTGATAGTGGAATAAGAGGGAAGTCCGTCCACTTGCGTGTAATGCTTCAGGGTATCGCCGGCGATGAGATAGACCTGGTTATCGCGGGAAGCGAACCATATATTCCCGGCGCGGTCTTCGTAGCGGAAACGAAAAAACTCATCAAGCGTAAGTTGCACGGGAAAGCTGGTCTGCTGCCCGCCTTTGAAGCGCATCAGTTTGCCCGGTTCGATGACCCAGCGCGCCTGTGAACGATCAATAAACTCGTTCACCGGGCGCTCATCAATGGGAACGAACGATTGCTCTGCGGTCCA
The Acidobacteriota bacterium DNA segment above includes these coding regions:
- the tsaB gene encoding tRNA (adenosine(37)-N6)-threonylcarbamoyltransferase complex dimerization subunit type 1 TsaB, with the translated sequence MSNRETGEPQGDNEPLILALDTSSKLTSMAIARGEKIIATFGAELDETRSTKLWNLIDYLLEAVGVKIEAIDLYAVCTGPGGFTGLRVGMAATQAFAAATGKLTVGVSSLEAWAAAVPFATTVCSMLNAYKGEVYSQLFELNERREPLARNAPEVSAIEKALERVAQIDNLVIVGDGAHLHHQAIKQFSLDEGSGSTTASPKIWRIHQHSGFLAEEIARLGFLKMQTGAAVSAENLQATYVRGADIKIKVQG
- a CDS encoding lysophospholipid acyltransferase family protein is translated as MLNILKLLALPFFKIWFTVEYYGLNNVPKDGAVILAGNHPSYLDPVLVALPVKRVIRFMAWDALFKVPLLGLVIRKLGAFPVDIRKGKGESAFMEAVKVLRNQHALGIFPEGQRSEQGPMGELRTGTARLAIETNAPIVPITIGGAYRAWPRIKLFPKPAKIIVRYHKPIYLNPTDIATRKDDREYHKEVMNQIAQAINRSLRPALRGDTHFEQWYKQPPSNLRIYEWVPLVAALISTLILVIRGSFFTNWQAVWLPPLGYYLYLITDLLLIKPSRFAKWVRNSAPVWLMLIWHHGLTATLGVPEGEKNGLLIATSLAAFFAFFWEDYFTLQKFVRGLVAVYYLSVAMLLNWSNGLGMFTSLTVFIIAFCFWFRTIYYQATVTVLSLSLAFALLSSKQTDWQLLSYAALGIAIIGYLQTFISAAYDIRRQGTVNDLTAANNGATS
- a CDS encoding choice-of-anchor D domain-containing protein → MYSGCKIEMINEGAIFFRPLTDTKNPVELTGEQPRIAINLTSVNFGKVAQNAAASEMVFIKNIGKQALVISAITPPEAPFLLDKVPLPLTLQPGEKTRLMIRLRPVATGFQSSVLRIKSNDPTKSFHSLVIDAEIVKPRHGFYEAKTGDPQRDFGNLNRTRDSYQRTPNYAVEKITTRESPRPKKRLLILSVILILSFIGILIYQMSDSPKASATPQTAVPQPPKVVSSALCPALMK
- the rimI gene encoding ribosomal protein S18-alanine N-acetyltransferase; the protein is MAMQVSRFEDNGFSPSQQMFTVDWMTLDDLSEVVEIEEISGLNRWGYDSYKREILTNPSAIMLVARTSEDVGRRILGFFAGWTVEDEMHINNIASHPGFRRIGVGRKLLETALGFGGQRGISFAILEVRASNETAQSLYRKMGFKYVNRRRDYYRFPTEDAFVMRLELYA
- a CDS encoding DUF4367 domain-containing protein, translated to MKLKTHCPVILLVISIFLTAGFSQSAAAQSKDPKAFAQGILAALSDKQVGELLALRIPVAIPTYIPAGFRVDEVQIEKDQYTTGYTIRYANNRGATFAIQSADDGIGSVETVKTLKGKNPYFNNGLEVGYQVEDKTEIWGEWIENRRQASGSKKLQYYSLTASKISLQEAMKIMKSLRYLQR
- a CDS encoding diguanylate cyclase; the protein is MAYRSAFVRESSDQNQVYCRFGRVLLLCLLLSVLTTTEASAQYRVEHYTTGNGLPQNTISAITQTRDGYLWFATYDGLVRYDGMRFTNLDKGNSPGISSNQFLSLFEDDQGRLWAGTADSGLVGYYKGVFTSLTPAQGLPNKYVGRMQRSEDGLPILFFDTGEYNYLRWTGDQRLTSANIFLWTAEQSFVPIDERPVNEFIDRSQARWVIEPGKLMRFKGGQQTSFPVQLTLDEFFRFRYEDRAGNIWFASRDNQVYLIAGDTLKHYTQVDGLPSYSTIKFAGEDLEGNVWLYSQRRVMRYRDGHFTIYTAKDGINSKNIRAAFCDRDGAIWVGTNENGLYRLTRQFLTAYSQSDGLLANIVYPIIEDHTGAIWIGGGGGMSRFADGRFTGYLLDPSRKPRYKIVAAAPPEKFPGSGAQSFCEDREGGLWIGIETGVLLMKNGQLTDRSELTQSVAPDAIFEDRAGNLWFGTTKGLFKAQAGKSTLYTTKEGLPNNGVTVIYEDHQGTIWVGTRGGLARSVGDRFAPLTAEDGLAGNRIRSLYEDRDGALWIGTFDSGLTRLKDGRFTVYTVQTGLFNNGVFQILEDRRDNFWISCNRGIYRTSRSQLNDYAEGKIAAIHSVAYGTQEGMLSVECNGERQPAGIKARDGKLWFPNQKGIVMIDPEAAPHDLPPPLAAIAAVMVDRKSANFKDGITLEPGQANLEIQFTAPCSVKSEYVRFKFQLAGLDEEWTEAGTQRSVFYPRLPPGHYTFQVIAANFDGVWNETGTTLQIYMKPYFYQTKWFYAACALGFLMLAATIYILRVRQLKAIGRRLTQLVAERTADLVERTEQLVVANEKLNQLATLDGLTNIANRRRFTNFLEQEWQRARRAQTPISLLLMDVDYFKLYNDTYGHQGGDDCLKQVAGVLRDSIRRASDLAARYGGEEFAVILSETETEGAMVVGESIRMQIEALQIPHRSSKVNSVVTISLGVATLIPSPEVTADELIAAADQALYHAKEQGRNRCVAQVEAQAVDHTAQGCPQVV